A region from the Coffea eugenioides isolate CCC68of chromosome 9, Ceug_1.0, whole genome shotgun sequence genome encodes:
- the LOC113783818 gene encoding uncharacterized protein LOC113783818 isoform X3, producing MHIVMANQGGNNVLRDYRKGNWTVQETMVLIEAKRMDDERRMKRQGDSVGGEKPGGKPAELRWKWVEDYCWRNGCLRSQNQCNDKWDNLMRDFKKVREYERRLADHQQQLITIGESSSERERSDEKSYWKLEKNERKANNLPSNLLPQIYDALVEVVEKKVQRGSVVGLVGAGGTTASIPNVPPSSAAALVGQPSSLPPSMQHLPISPPVSALPLPPPVVAQTPVQQQQQQQHPHTHPFSQQLPTILIRVSIQTHQQRGEEEGKGPVGEQVVANHMKLALQFLGVLL from the exons ATGCATATAGTGATGGCTAATCAAGGTGGTAATAATGTGCTGAGAGACTACAGGAAAGGGAACTGGACAGTCCAAGAGACAATGGTTCTTATAGAGGCAAAGAGGATGGATGATGAGAGAAGAATGAAGAGGCAAGGTGACAGTGTTGGTGGTGAAAAACCAGGAGGAAAACCAGCTGAGCTGAGATGGAAATGGGTAGAGGACTATTGCTGGAGGAATGGTTGCTTGAGAAGCCAAAACCAGTGCAATGACAAGTGGGATAATCTCATGAGGGATTTCAAGAAAGTAAGAGAATATGAGAGGAGATTGGCTGATCATCAGCAGCAGCTTATTACTATTGGAGAATCGTCTTCGGAAAGAGAAAGATCAGATGAAAAATCGTATTGGAAGCTGGAGAAAAATGAGAGGAAAGCTAACAACTTGCCTTCAAATTTGTTGCCTCAGATATATGATGCATTGGTTGAGGTAGTGGAGAAAAAAGTTCAAAGGGGATCAGTGGTTGGTCTTGTTGGTGCCGGTGGGACTACTGCTTCTATTCCCAATGTGCCGCCTTCTTCAGCTGCTGCTCTTGTAGGTCAGCCTTCTTCATTGCCTCCTTCAATGCAACATCTTCCCATTTCACCTCCAGTTTCAGCATTGCCACTTCCCCCTCCTGTAGTGGCTCAAACACCAgttcaacaacaacaacaacaacaacatcCCCACACTCATCCATTTTCTCAGCAGTTGCCCACA ATTCTGATACGAGTGAGCATTCAGACTCACCAGCAAAGAGGAGAAGAAGAGGGGAAGGGACCAGTGGGGGAGCAAGTGGTAGCGAATCACATGAAGTTGGCACTGCAATTTCTAGGAGTGCTTCTGTGA
- the LOC113783818 gene encoding trihelix transcription factor ASR3 isoform X2, which translates to MANQGGNNVLRDYRKGNWTVQETMVLIEAKRMDDERRMKRQGDSVGGEKPGGKPAELRWKWVEDYCWRNGCLRSQNQCNDKWDNLMRDFKKVREYERRLADHQQQLITIGESSSERERSDEKSYWKLEKNERKANNLPSNLLPQIYDALVEVVEKKVQRGSVVGLVGAGGTTASIPNVPPSSAAALVGQPSSLPPSMQHLPISPPVSALPLPPPVVAQTPVQQQQQQQHPHTHPFSQQLPTVDSDTSEHSDSPAKRRRRGEGTSGGASGSESHEVGTAISRSASVIAETIQACEEREERRHRELLSLHERRLQIEESKAEISRQGINGLVDAVNKLANSILALASHKTQSTPK; encoded by the exons ATGGCTAATCAAGGTGGTAATAATGTGCTGAGAGACTACAGGAAAGGGAACTGGACAGTCCAAGAGACAATGGTTCTTATAGAGGCAAAGAGGATGGATGATGAGAGAAGAATGAAGAGGCAAGGTGACAGTGTTGGTGGTGAAAAACCAGGAGGAAAACCAGCTGAGCTGAGATGGAAATGGGTAGAGGACTATTGCTGGAGGAATGGTTGCTTGAGAAGCCAAAACCAGTGCAATGACAAGTGGGATAATCTCATGAGGGATTTCAAGAAAGTAAGAGAATATGAGAGGAGATTGGCTGATCATCAGCAGCAGCTTATTACTATTGGAGAATCGTCTTCGGAAAGAGAAAGATCAGATGAAAAATCGTATTGGAAGCTGGAGAAAAATGAGAGGAAAGCTAACAACTTGCCTTCAAATTTGTTGCCTCAGATATATGATGCATTGGTTGAGGTAGTGGAGAAAAAAGTTCAAAGGGGATCAGTGGTTGGTCTTGTTGGTGCCGGTGGGACTACTGCTTCTATTCCCAATGTGCCGCCTTCTTCAGCTGCTGCTCTTGTAGGTCAGCCTTCTTCATTGCCTCCTTCAATGCAACATCTTCCCATTTCACCTCCAGTTTCAGCATTGCCACTTCCCCCTCCTGTAGTGGCTCAAACACCAgttcaacaacaacaacaacaacaacatcCCCACACTCATCCATTTTCTCAGCAGTTGCCCACAGTAG ATTCTGATACGAGTGAGCATTCAGACTCACCAGCAAAGAGGAGAAGAAGAGGGGAAGGGACCAGTGGGGGAGCAAGTGGTAGCGAATCACATGAAGTTGGCACTGCAATTTCTAGGAGTGCTTCTGTGATAGCAGAAACCATCCAAGCTTGTgaggaaagagaagaaagaaggcaCAGAGAACTATTGAGCTTGCATGAGAGAAGATTGCAAATTGAGGAATCAAAGGCTGAGATCAGTAGACAAGGCATTAATGGACTGGTTGATGCAGTAAACAAACTTGCCAATTCTATTCTTGCTTTGGCTTCTCACAAAACCCAATCAACTCCAAAATAG
- the LOC113783818 gene encoding trihelix transcription factor ASR3 isoform X1, which translates to MHIVMANQGGNNVLRDYRKGNWTVQETMVLIEAKRMDDERRMKRQGDSVGGEKPGGKPAELRWKWVEDYCWRNGCLRSQNQCNDKWDNLMRDFKKVREYERRLADHQQQLITIGESSSERERSDEKSYWKLEKNERKANNLPSNLLPQIYDALVEVVEKKVQRGSVVGLVGAGGTTASIPNVPPSSAAALVGQPSSLPPSMQHLPISPPVSALPLPPPVVAQTPVQQQQQQQHPHTHPFSQQLPTVDSDTSEHSDSPAKRRRRGEGTSGGASGSESHEVGTAISRSASVIAETIQACEEREERRHRELLSLHERRLQIEESKAEISRQGINGLVDAVNKLANSILALASHKTQSTPK; encoded by the exons ATGCATATAGTGATGGCTAATCAAGGTGGTAATAATGTGCTGAGAGACTACAGGAAAGGGAACTGGACAGTCCAAGAGACAATGGTTCTTATAGAGGCAAAGAGGATGGATGATGAGAGAAGAATGAAGAGGCAAGGTGACAGTGTTGGTGGTGAAAAACCAGGAGGAAAACCAGCTGAGCTGAGATGGAAATGGGTAGAGGACTATTGCTGGAGGAATGGTTGCTTGAGAAGCCAAAACCAGTGCAATGACAAGTGGGATAATCTCATGAGGGATTTCAAGAAAGTAAGAGAATATGAGAGGAGATTGGCTGATCATCAGCAGCAGCTTATTACTATTGGAGAATCGTCTTCGGAAAGAGAAAGATCAGATGAAAAATCGTATTGGAAGCTGGAGAAAAATGAGAGGAAAGCTAACAACTTGCCTTCAAATTTGTTGCCTCAGATATATGATGCATTGGTTGAGGTAGTGGAGAAAAAAGTTCAAAGGGGATCAGTGGTTGGTCTTGTTGGTGCCGGTGGGACTACTGCTTCTATTCCCAATGTGCCGCCTTCTTCAGCTGCTGCTCTTGTAGGTCAGCCTTCTTCATTGCCTCCTTCAATGCAACATCTTCCCATTTCACCTCCAGTTTCAGCATTGCCACTTCCCCCTCCTGTAGTGGCTCAAACACCAgttcaacaacaacaacaacaacaacatcCCCACACTCATCCATTTTCTCAGCAGTTGCCCACAGTAG ATTCTGATACGAGTGAGCATTCAGACTCACCAGCAAAGAGGAGAAGAAGAGGGGAAGGGACCAGTGGGGGAGCAAGTGGTAGCGAATCACATGAAGTTGGCACTGCAATTTCTAGGAGTGCTTCTGTGATAGCAGAAACCATCCAAGCTTGTgaggaaagagaagaaagaaggcaCAGAGAACTATTGAGCTTGCATGAGAGAAGATTGCAAATTGAGGAATCAAAGGCTGAGATCAGTAGACAAGGCATTAATGGACTGGTTGATGCAGTAAACAAACTTGCCAATTCTATTCTTGCTTTGGCTTCTCACAAAACCCAATCAACTCCAAAATAG